CCCTCTCTTCCCCGCTTCGTGGTCTTGTTTCTCCCAGATTGGACCGCGCACCATTCGAGTCACCACGCAGCAGGCTTGATTCTGGCCGTACAATAGCCATAACTACCGTTCCTTCAGGAAGCCCACACAGTCCAAATGTCTTCGAACTCCTTCCAGACCCGCTACTCGCGCATCCACAACATGCGGTCGCTCTTCAGCCTTTTTTCCAGCGACTTAGCCATCGATCTTGGAACCGCCAACACCCTTGTCTTCGCGCACAATAAAGGAATCATTGTTAATGAGCCCTCCATCATTGCCGTCAACAAGATCACCAACGAGGTAGAGGCGGTCGGGAAAGAGGCCAAGGAGATGCTCGGCCGAACCCCCGGCAACATCGTCGCCATCAAGCCGATGAAAGACGGGGTCATCGCCGATTTCCGGCATACCGAAAAGATGCTGAACTACTTCATCCAGAAGGCGCACAACCGCAAGATGATGGTGCATCCCCGCATCGTCATCGGCGTCCCTTCTGAGATCACCCAGGTTGAAAAGCGCGCCGTCATGGATTCGGCCTATCGGGCAAAGGCTTCGGAGGTTCACCTTGTGGAACAAGCCATGGTCGCCGCCATCGGCGCCGGGCTGCCTATCACCGAACCTGGCGGAAACATGGTCGTCGATATTGGCGGCGGGACTACAGATATTGCGGTGATCTCACTGGCCGGTATCGTCTACTCGCGCTCGGTTCGTATGGCCGGCAATCAGATGGATGAGGCTGTCATCACCTATCTCAAGCGGAAGTACAACCTCCTGATCGGTGAACGCACCGGCGAACTTATCAAGATGCAGCTCGGCTCCGCCTACCCGCTCGATAAGCCGCTCTCTATGGAGGTCAAGGGTCGCAACCTCATCGAAGGCGTCCCCAAAACCATCACCATCGACGATTCCGAAATCCGTGAAGCACTCTCCGAATGCATCTCCACCATCATCAATGCGATTCGCGTCGCTCTCGAACGTACTCCCCCTGAGCTCTCCGCCGACATCTCCGACCGCGGAATCGTGCTCACAGGAGGCGGTGCGCTCATCAAGAATCTCGACAAGCGCATCCGCGAAGAGACCGGACTGCCCGTCTCCATCGCAGATGATCCCCTCGCTTCCGTGGTGTTGGGAACCGGAAAGATGCTCTCTGACTTCAACCTGCTCCGCAAGATCTCGATTGAATAGTTCTCACTATTCAACAGAAAAAGCCCCGGATTTCCGGGGCTTTTCTGTTTTCACAATTGCTGAAAACTTCCGGGGAAGGATCGATAATTTATCGGGCAAGTCCTAACGTTGTAATCATCTTCGCAGCAGGGCTTATGCCACTAATCGAACTCTTAATATTCGCGACCGTATCATCTGCCGCATTTATCTTAAGGACGAATCCTCTGGTCCCTATAGCTATGGGCTGTTCGAAAACCCTACGCAAGGTTATAGAGGAAGAATCGCAATGCGTTACTACAAGGGTCCCGCCGGGTGTGCTGGAACTACGGGGATTGACTACGGTGTCCGGAACTTTTTCGTCTTGCTTTAAACAGGTCACGGTTTGGCTACTTGCATGAGCTGGCGGCGCCACTGTTGCATCCACATGTCCGCCAACTGCGATTTGGTCGCTGCCTGTAATATCGATCGCTCGCGCGTAATATACCTCTGTTATGACGCGAAGCCAAACAAACTTCCCCTTCGACAGTCCTTGCGCCGGTAAGTACTGTGATTTGATTTTGTTGTTGTCTTCGAGCATCGCGGATAAAACGCTGGCGGCGTTGACTGAATAAGATTCAGCCGCTGGAACCTTGATTACAACTTGGTTGTACTGGCTCGCGGCGACGGCGATGCCTACTTGTACACCCTGCACTGGAAAAGCAGCATTCGCATCGGCTTTGGTCAGGACCACATTAGCGAAGTCGGGCATCTCAACGATTTCGAGTCTTGAAGGTTTTCCTCGCGCAGCGAAGACCCCATCGCTCTTAGGGGTTGTTGGCTCGTGCCAAACATTTACGGAAGCAGATGCTGGGGGTTTTGGAGTGCCATCTCCGAGAATTGAATCGTAGTCGTTCGGTGTAGCTGGCCAAACATAGCGTGCATCATATTCATTGAGCAAATCGGTCACGTTCACATGAGTCCATCGTGGCTCTATCCCGATATTTAAATTGCCATGCTCGAATCTGTATTGCGTTATTTTGCTGTTCGGATCGTAATCGGATAGATAAACATCGCCGACAAAAACATCTTCTCGCGGCGGATACGTAGGGGCGACACCAAGTTGACGAAGTGTTTTCGTCCACTCTACCTGAGCTTTGTTAGGGTGAACGCAGCCGATCAAGAAACTTGAAAAGCTAACGATGCAAGTCAATTGAATAAGAGATATACGCAGCGAAACCTTGCGATTCCACAAAATCATAGTTCTTCTCCAAGACAGAGATTCCAAGGCGTGAATTGTTACAAAGTAATGAGAAGCGTTGGGAAGCAGGGCCCGAGGGATGAGAAAGGTGTAACTGGACAGCGAATGAAAGTCAATACACGTATTTAGTTCAGATCATTCAGCCATAGGATGGTCTGCAAGGCTTACCCGAACCCTACCAATCCTTCGATCGGTCGAAGAAAGCACCTCAAATCGCATACCATCCTTCTGAACAACCTCCCCCGCTGCCGGGATATGGCCCGCCATCTCAGAGACCAGTCCGCCCAGGGTAGTCGACTCATACTCGTCTGGCAGAAGGATGAACTCTCTTTCCTCCTCTTTTGGCTCTTCTGGTTCTACTGCCTCAACACCTTCCGCAGGTTGGTATTCTCGTCCGAGTTGATCGCTGAATAGGTCCCGCAGGCGTGAAATTTCAAAACTCCCGGGAACGACATAGGATCCATCCATCTCTCGCACTGGAGCCTCTTCCGGCTCAGACTCATCATGTTCATCCGCAATATCGCCTACGATGGTCTCGAGTAAATCTTCGATCGTCACCAGACCAGCTACTCCGCCATACTCGTCGATCACGATTCGCATGTGCTGCTTCTCGCGCTGCATCTCGCGCAGCAACTCCGCCACCTTCTTGGTCTCGGGCACAAATGCGGCGACCCGCTGAATCTGCGCGACTGTCTTTGTTCCTGCCTCAACATCCAGAACCTTCAGCAGATCATGAGCAAACGCAATTCCCGTCACATGATCCAGCGAACCCGCAAACACTGGAACACGAGAGAACGCATGTTCGTTAATCTCAGCGGTAAACTCTCGCAACGTCAGGGTTCCCGGTACAGCAAAGATCTCCGGCCGGGGAGTCATCACCTCGCGCACGACCTTATCGCCAAACTCCACGACCGATCGCACCAGCTCGCGGTCCGACTCCTCCAGGATGCCTTCTTCTTCGCCAGCCTCCAGCAAGGCCTCCATCGCCTCGGAAGGATGCTCCTCTTCAGTCTTGTCTTCCGGCTCGGCCAGCGCCGCAATTGAGAGCAGCAGCTGCAACACGATCGTCACCGGCAGAATCAAGTAGAAGAAAACCTGCAGCAGCCATCGGATTCTCCGGATCCAGAGTCCTTTAGTTCGCGCGAACAGAATCTGCGGGATCAGACGATCAAAGATCAGGATCAGCAGAACCATCTCTGCAATGGCGCGGGCCACTGCCCCGCCATCTGGTGTATGGATGAGTCCACCCGTTTTCTGATAAAGATGCAGCCCCCAGAAAAGCGATAACGCAGCCAGAGAGAGCTGGCGCATCACGGATGCAGCAAGCGCAATCGACTCCCGCCCCAGCCTCAACCGTGGCTCGATTACCTGCTCCCAGGAGTCAATATTTTCCTGGTACTCGCGAGCGAGAAACTTGCCCATCTCCGAGTACACACGATCCACATACGCCGCCAGGGCGAGCATCAACAGCAGCACCGCGAATAGGACAACGTAGCTCATCTCGATCCAGCTCATTGGCTACGCCTCCGTGCTAATTTCTTCGGCGTTCTAATCGCAGCTTGAGGCCTGGAAACCCGCTCGATCAGTGTGACTGGAAGCTTCAGCTCGCTCCTCAACTCGGCCTCACGCGCAGCCATCTCTCCAGAATCGACCTCATGGTCCATTCCAGCAAGATGCAACAAGCCGTGTAGCAGCAGGATGCGAACCTCGTCAGACAGAGAATGGCCAAAACTCTCCGCCTGCTGTGCAGCAGTGTCCAACGAGATCGCCAGATCGCCCGCATGTTGCAAAGCGATCTCTTCCGGAGCGGGAAAACTCAGAACATCTGTAGGTTTATTTTTCCGGCGAAAGGTGCGGTTCAGGCGTTTGATCTCTGCATCGGAGGTCAACAGGACATCGACTTCACCCGCAAGGCCCACCACCTCGCGCGCCCGGCGAAGAAAGCGCGTCAAACCGCTCCTGGCTAGCGCAGGTGAATTGGAACGAGTACTTGGAGGCTCGATCGTAATCATCACTCAGAGTGAAATGGCGCCAAAGCAAAGGAAATCATCGCTTGCTTCAGCGCCATATCTCGATAGTATCGCAGCCACGTGCAACTCACTGCGGTTTGACGACATGTTTGCTTTCGCCATTCGAAATGACAGGCTCGGTCAGTACAGGTTCACCCATCGAAAGCGGAAGCTCTTGCTGGGCTCGTCCATAGCTATCGTAAGCGCGCACAATTCGTTGCACCAGGTGGTGGCGAACA
This portion of the Edaphobacter sp. 4G125 genome encodes:
- the ybeY gene encoding rRNA maturation RNase YbeY; translated protein: MTRFLRRAREVVGLAGEVDVLLTSDAEIKRLNRTFRRKNKPTDVLSFPAPEEIALQHAGDLAISLDTAAQQAESFGHSLSDEVRILLLHGLLHLAGMDHEVDSGEMAAREAELRSELKLPVTLIERVSRPQAAIRTPKKLARRRSQ
- a CDS encoding hemolysin family protein; the protein is MSWIEMSYVVLFAVLLLMLALAAYVDRVYSEMGKFLAREYQENIDSWEQVIEPRLRLGRESIALAASVMRQLSLAALSLFWGLHLYQKTGGLIHTPDGGAVARAIAEMVLLILIFDRLIPQILFARTKGLWIRRIRWLLQVFFYLILPVTIVLQLLLSIAALAEPEDKTEEEHPSEAMEALLEAGEEEGILEESDRELVRSVVEFGDKVVREVMTPRPEIFAVPGTLTLREFTAEINEHAFSRVPVFAGSLDHVTGIAFAHDLLKVLDVEAGTKTVAQIQRVAAFVPETKKVAELLREMQREKQHMRIVIDEYGGVAGLVTIEDLLETIVGDIADEHDESEPEEAPVREMDGSYVVPGSFEISRLRDLFSDQLGREYQPAEGVEAVEPEEPKEEEREFILLPDEYESTTLGGLVSEMAGHIPAAGEVVQKDGMRFEVLSSTDRRIGRVRVSLADHPMAE
- a CDS encoding rod shape-determining protein, translated to MSSNSFQTRYSRIHNMRSLFSLFSSDLAIDLGTANTLVFAHNKGIIVNEPSIIAVNKITNEVEAVGKEAKEMLGRTPGNIVAIKPMKDGVIADFRHTEKMLNYFIQKAHNRKMMVHPRIVIGVPSEITQVEKRAVMDSAYRAKASEVHLVEQAMVAAIGAGLPITEPGGNMVVDIGGGTTDIAVISLAGIVYSRSVRMAGNQMDEAVITYLKRKYNLLIGERTGELIKMQLGSAYPLDKPLSMEVKGRNLIEGVPKTITIDDSEIREALSECISTIINAIRVALERTPPELSADISDRGIVLTGGGALIKNLDKRIREETGLPVSIADDPLASVVLGTGKMLSDFNLLRKISIE